A region from the Misgurnus anguillicaudatus chromosome 7, ASM2758022v2, whole genome shotgun sequence genome encodes:
- the baz1a gene encoding bromodomain adjacent to zinc finger domain protein 1A isoform X3, translating to MPLLHKKPFVRQKPPADLRPDEEVFLCKVTHEIFRTYDEFFERTILCNSLVWSCAVTGKPGLTYQEALDSEKKAKQNLQNFPAALMVPLLHLTALTHRNRLHEICDDVYAYVKERFFLGEMVDVVSRSGTRQHCKILEVIPPYSNGTANGHVTHHMEGDSIVISDSDEETTVTSPKTPSNGRKKAINPSLFKYKVQPVNPEGCEPLVVKAAQISRKKNVFSRDRLKLLLKHHCEPINGTIRLKPSTVAKYKLPEQSLSHFFPDEPPVFAFSPPVKGRGRRPNCASPTEMNYIEEKLKLMQQKEQMMSMDKFKKEREDLMEAKRREKEGKEKRKEEMRKIIEEEKLRRKEEKERMKVEKEREREKLKEEKKKYAERLKLWSKPREDMECDDLKELPKPLPVKTRLPPELFGDALMVLEFLHAFGELFDLKDEFPDGITLEVLEEALVGSNPEGPLCELLFFFLSAIFQALAEEQEEVAKDQLAEADTKDLTEALEDDADPTQSAISAVASLAAAWPQLHQGCSLKQLDLDSCTLTEILRLHILASGADCSSTSAKFRYQKQGGFGSTDDPCVELRLSNQCLLKKLSSTAVYDLLPGEKLKILHALCGKLLTLVSTRDFIEDNADEQRAAKQELRELKAEQHRRVREEAAERVRKRKEEKLREQEQKLKEKHEKLKEEAKNGSHVAGDEMDTSTESQEAHTEQHTEDEEEQPSKSKMAKKTNSSLKEKQSGEVEVSPEELQQQQLKEKELLDRIHKAMACTYILPFGRDRQYRRYWIFPSGGALFVEDDFFGLTEDMLEPRPTPEPKMEEAPSVESPVKTDDATVEPVPVHNTSPPVNRPNQWFFYSVAEDVEQLIEALNPRGHRESTLKEALLQEKERILQLLDEKAVQRYHHSDKPLPETKSSSVKAKAALSSESTVPAERFMENRLKDLLLDVEDRIYQGTLGTIKVTDRSSWRAALENGNYELLSSESKELMNGEEEPMEIENHIKVNNRLQELKAESQSVTSTTVSTPQPINNTVQYLAQALAQIEQGIERKFLKAPLGDEDSKKDQKVKKKDKKKDDDQSSEKDDGSESGRQVKTVLERWRESLLACSSLSQVFLHLSTLERSVIWAKSILNARCKVCRRKGDAENMLLCDACDRGHHIFCLRPKLKAVPTEDWFCPECRPKQRSHRINSRQRSSIDSEEEIEDEEESEAEEESEEEEDEESEEEQSEEEEKESVSKKVAVKLPLQSTKGGRSNNKSKQAESGHSTPRSQQSTPKQSQSANKGGSKNSGKKATPVSNGKPPARAGSRSSARLSLEVLASNGTTAKSSNQSSPSTQNTDSRKRPITEVSPKAKIVLAPTTTSSNRRSSVRNLGVHELSACELLTVDLVRHEDSWPFKKLVSRTQVPDYYDIIKKPIALSTIREKVNNYEYQTAAEYIADMELMFSNCLEYNPRSTNEAKAGLRLQSFFHSELQRLGLADRMTPPQKRPRM from the exons ACAACACTGTAAGATATTGGAGGTCATACCTCCCTATTCCAATGGCACAGCTAATGGCCATGTTACACATCATATGGAGGGCGACTCAATTGTCATCAGCGACAGTGATGAGGAGACCACAGTCACTTCTCCCAAAACTCCATCTAATGG CAGGAAGAAAGCCATCAATCCATCTTTGTTTAAATACAAAGTTCAGCCTGTCAACCCTGAGGGTTGTGAACCATTAGTAGTGAAAGCTGCTCAGATTAG TCGTAAGAAGAATGTTTTTAGTCGAGACCGACTGAAGCTGCTTCTTAAACATCACTGTGAACCGATAAACGGGACCATTAGACTCAAG CCATCGACAGTTGCAAAATATAAGTTACCCGAACAGAGTCTCTCCCACTTTTTTCCGGACGAGCCCCCAGTGTTTGCCTTCAGTCCACCAGTAAAGGGCAGAGGTCGTCGGCCAAATTGTGCTTCTCCAACTGAG atgAATTATATTGAGGAgaaattaaaactaatgcaacAGAAAGAACAAATGATGTCCATGG ataaattcaagaaagagagagaagatCTGATGGAAGCCAAAAGAAGAGAAAAGGAAGGCAAGGAGAAAAGAAAAGAGGAGATGAGAAAGATAATCGAAGAGGAGAAACTGAGAAGAAAAGAGGAGAAGGAACGAATGAAGGTGGAGAAAGAGAGGGAACG AGAGAAGCTGAAAGAGGAGAAGAAAAAATACGCAGAACGACTAAAGTTATGGAGTAAACCTCGAGAGGACATGGAGTGTGATGATCTTAAG GAGCTTCCAAAACCATTGCCAGTTAAAACGCGTCTTCCTCCGGAGCTGTTTGGCGACGCTCTTATGGTGCTAGAGTTTCTGCATGCGTTCGGAGAGCTGTTTGACCTGAAGGACGAGTTTCCTGATGGCATAACACTGG AGGTTCTGGAGGAAGCGTTGGTCGGCTCTAATCCTGAGGGCCCTCTCTGTGAGCTGCTCTTTTTCTTCCTGTCAGCGATATTTCAGGCTCTGGCAGAGGAGCAGGAGGAAGTAGCCAAGGACCAGTTGGCAGAAGCAGACACCAAAG ATCTTACTGAGGCTCTGGAGGACGATGCCGATCCCACTCAGTCTGCCATCAGCGCTGTGGCATCTTTGGCTGCTGCCTGGCCGCAGCTCCACCAAG GTTGTAGTCTGAAGCAGTTGGATCTGGACAGTTGTACCCTCACGGAGATTCTAAGATTGCACATCCTGGCCTCGGGGGCAGACTGCAGCTCCACCAGTGCTAAGTTTCGCTACCAGAAGCAGGGTGGGTTTGGCTCCACAGATGACCCCTGTGTGGAACTGCGTCTGTCAAACCAGTGCCTGCTGAAAAAACTCTCCAGCACTGCAGTCTATGACCTGCTGCCTG GAGAAAAGCTAAAAATCCTTCACGCTCTTTGTGGAAAGCTTCTGACTCTGGTTTCCACACGAGACTTTATAGAAGACAATGCAGACGAGCAGAGAGCTGCCAAACAGGAACTACGAGAGCTTAAAGCCGAGCAGCATCGCAGAGTAAGAGAGGAAGCTGCTGAGAG AGTTCGAAAAAGAAAAGAGGAGAAACTGAGAGAACAAGAGCAGAAATTGAAAGAAAAGCACGAAAAACTCAAAGAGGAAGCAAAGAATGGAAGCCACGTGGCAGG AGATGAAATGGACACCAGCACAGAGAGCCAAGAGGCTCACACAGAACAACACACAGAAGATGAGGAGGAACAGCCATCTAAATCTAAAATGG caaagaaaacaaacagcTCCCTAAAAGAGAAGCAGTCTGGTGAGGTTGAAGTGAGTCCAGAGGAGCTACAGCAACAGCAGCTCAAAGAGAAAGAACTTCTGGATCGAATTCATAAGGCCATGGCCTGCACCTACATCCTGCCTTTTGGTCGAGACCGCCAGTATCGCCGCTACTGGATCTTTCCCTCCGGCGGTGCGCTCTTCGTCGAGGATGACTTTTTTGGTTTGACAGAAGACATGCTGGAGCCACGTCCAACTCCTGAACCAAAGATGGAGGAGGCTCCATCAGTAGAGAGCCCAGTTAAGACCGATGATGCCACAGTGGAGCCGGTGCCGGTCCACAACACCTCCCCTCCAGTCAACCGGCCCAATCAGTGGTTCTTCTACAGCGTGGCTGAGGACGTGGAGCAGCTCATTGAAGCTCTTAACCCTCGAGGACACAGAGAGAGCACCCTTAAAGAAGCCCTGCTACAGGAGAAAGAACGCATCCTTCAACTGCTAGATGAAAAGGCTGTTCAGCGCTATCATCATTCAG ATAAACCTTTACCAGAGACCAAAAGCAGTAGCGTGAAGGCGAAAGCTGCCCTGTCTTCAGAAAGCACAGTACCAGCTGAACGCTTTATGGAAAATCGCCTCAAGGATCTGCTACTTGATGTCGAAGATCGCATCTATCAAGGAACTCTGGGCACAATTAAA GTGACTGACAGAAGTTCATGGAGGGCAGCACTGGAAAATGGGAACTATGAACTACTAAGCTCTGAATCCAAAGAGCTGATGAACGGAGAAGAGGAGCCAATGGAGATTGAGAACCACATCAAAGTCAATAACAG GCTGCAAGAATTAAAAGCAGAGAGTCAGAGTGTCACATCCACTACTGTAAGCACACCTCAACCCATCAACAACACCGTCCAGTACCTGGCACAGGCTTTGGCTCAGATAGAGCAGGGCATAGAGCGCAAGTTCCTCAAAGCTCCACTGG GTGATGAAGATTCCAAAAAAGATCAAAAGGTGAAGAAAAAGGACAAAAAGAAAGATGATGACCAATCTAGTGAGAAAGATG ATGGCAGCGAGAGTGGGCGGCAGGTAAAAACGGTGCTGGAACGCTGGCGTGAATCTCTTCTAGCCTGCTCCAGCCTGTCACAGGTTTTTCTGCATCTCTCTACCCTGGAGCGCAGTGTCATCTGGGCTAAATCCATCCTTAACGCCCGCTGCAAGGTGTGTCGTAGGAAAGGAGATGCTGAAAATATGCTCTTATGTGACGCCTGTGACAGAGGCCATCACATCTTCTGCCTTCGCCCAAAACTCAAG GCTGTTCCTACTGAAGACTGGTTCTGCCCAGAATGCCGTCCCAAGCAGCGCTCCCACAGAATCAACTCCCGCCAGCGTTCTTCCATCGACTCTGAGGAAGAAATCGAGGATGAGGAGGAGTCTGAAGCAGAAGAGGAGTCAGAAGAAGAGGAAGACGAGGAGTCGGAGGAAGAACAGTCAGAGGAGGAAGAGAAGGAGAG TGTTTCTAAGAAGGTTGCAGTCAAACTTCCTCTCCAGAGCACTAAAGGAGGTCGTTCAAACAACAAATCAAAGCAAGCTGAATCGGGTCATTCCACACCTCGCTCTCAGCAGAGCACTCCCAAACAGAGCCAGTCTGCTAATAAAGGAGGCTCCAAAAACTCAGGGAAGAAAGCCACCCCAGTGTCCAACGGCAAACCCCCGGCACGGGCAGGCAGCCGCTCCAGTGCTCGTCTTAGTCTAGAGGTGCTCGCCAGTAATGGCACAACGGCTAAGTCCAGCAACCAGTCCAGCCCTTCCACACAGAATACAGACTCTAGAAAAAGACCCATTACTG AGGTCTCCCCAAAAGCCAAGATAGTCTTGGCTCCAACCACTACTTCATCCAACCGTCGAAGCTCAGTGAGAAATCTGGGTGTCCATGAGCTGTCAGCCTGTGAGCTGCTCACCGTGGATCTGGTCAGACATGAGGACAGCTGGCCCTTTAAGAAACTTGTATCCAGAActcag GTACCTGATTACTATGATATCATCAAGAAGCCCATCGCCTTGAGTACAATCAGGGAAAAGGTCAACAACTATGAATACCAAACTGCTG CGGAATATATCGCAGATATGGAGCTCATGTTTTCCAACTGTTTAGAGTACAACCCACGTAGCACCAACGAAGCAAAGGCCGGTCTGCGGCTCCAGAGCTTCTTCCACTCCGAGCTCCAAAGGCTCGGCCTGGCAGACCGCATGACCCCTCCACAGAAACGACCACGGATGTAA
- the baz1a gene encoding bromodomain adjacent to zinc finger domain protein 1A isoform X1 yields the protein MPLLHKKPFVRQKPPADLRPDEEVFLCKVTHEIFRTYDEFFERTILCNSLVWSCAVTGKPGLTYQEALDSEKKAKQNLQNFPAALMVPLLHLTALTHRNRLHEICDDVYAYVKERFFLGEMVDVVSRSGTRQHCKILEVIPPYSNGTANGHVTHHMEGDSIVISDSDEETTVTSPKTPSNGRKKAINPSLFKYKVQPVNPEGCEPLVVKAAQISRKKNVFSRDRLKLLLKHHCEPINGTIRLKPSTVAKYKLPEQSLSHFFPDEPPVFAFSPPVKGRGRRPNCASPTEMNYIEEKLKLMQQKEQMMSMDKFKKEREDLMEAKRREKEGKEKRKEEMRKIIEEEKLRRKEEKERMKVEKEREREKLKEEKKKYAERLKLWSKPREDMECDDLKELPKPLPVKTRLPPELFGDALMVLEFLHAFGELFDLKDEFPDGITLEVLEEALVGSNPEGPLCELLFFFLSAIFQALAEEQEEVAKDQLAEADTKDLTEALEDDADPTQSAISAVASLAAAWPQLHQGCSLKQLDLDSCTLTEILRLHILASGADCSSTSAKFRYQKQGGFGSTDDPCVELRLSNQCLLKKLSSTAVYDLLPGEKLKILHALCGKLLTLVSTRDFIEDNADEQRAAKQELRELKAEQHRRVREEAAERVRKRKEEKLREQEQKLKEKHEKLKEEAKNGSHVAGDEMDTSTESQEAHTEQHTEDEEEQPSKSKMAKKTNSSLKEKQSGEVEVSPEELQQQQLKEKELLDRIHKAMACTYILPFGRDRQYRRYWIFPSGGALFVEDDFFGLTEDMLEPRPTPEPKMEEAPSVESPVKTDDATVEPVPVHNTSPPVNRPNQWFFYSVAEDVEQLIEALNPRGHRESTLKEALLQEKERILQLLDEKAVQRYHHSDKPLPETKSSSVKAKAALSSESTVPAERFMENRLKDLLLDVEDRIYQGTLGTIKVTDRSSWRAALENGNYELLSSESKELMNGEEEPMEIENHIKVNNRLQELKAESQSVTSTTVSTPQPINNTVQYLAQALAQIEQGIERKFLKAPLGDEDSKKDQKVKKKDKKKDDDQSSEKDDGSESGRQVKTVLERWRESLLACSSLSQVFLHLSTLERSVIWAKSILNARCKVCRRKGDAENMLLCDACDRGHHIFCLRPKLKAVPTEDWFCPECRPKQRSHRINSRQRSSIDSEEEIEDEEESEAEEESEEEEDEESEEEQSEEEEKESVSKKVAVKLPLQSTKGGRSNNKSKQAESGHSTPRSQQSTPKQSQSANKGGSKNSGKKATPVSNGKPPARAGSRSSARLSLEVLASNGTTAKSSNQSSPSTQNTDSRKRPITAEVSPKAKIVLAPTTTSSNRRSSVRNLGVHELSACELLTVDLVRHEDSWPFKKLVSRTQVPDYYDIIKKPIALSTIREKVNNYEYQTAAEYIADMELMFSNCLEYNPRSTNEAKAGLRLQSFFHSELQRLGLADRMTPPQKRPRM from the exons ACAACACTGTAAGATATTGGAGGTCATACCTCCCTATTCCAATGGCACAGCTAATGGCCATGTTACACATCATATGGAGGGCGACTCAATTGTCATCAGCGACAGTGATGAGGAGACCACAGTCACTTCTCCCAAAACTCCATCTAATGG CAGGAAGAAAGCCATCAATCCATCTTTGTTTAAATACAAAGTTCAGCCTGTCAACCCTGAGGGTTGTGAACCATTAGTAGTGAAAGCTGCTCAGATTAG TCGTAAGAAGAATGTTTTTAGTCGAGACCGACTGAAGCTGCTTCTTAAACATCACTGTGAACCGATAAACGGGACCATTAGACTCAAG CCATCGACAGTTGCAAAATATAAGTTACCCGAACAGAGTCTCTCCCACTTTTTTCCGGACGAGCCCCCAGTGTTTGCCTTCAGTCCACCAGTAAAGGGCAGAGGTCGTCGGCCAAATTGTGCTTCTCCAACTGAG atgAATTATATTGAGGAgaaattaaaactaatgcaacAGAAAGAACAAATGATGTCCATGG ataaattcaagaaagagagagaagatCTGATGGAAGCCAAAAGAAGAGAAAAGGAAGGCAAGGAGAAAAGAAAAGAGGAGATGAGAAAGATAATCGAAGAGGAGAAACTGAGAAGAAAAGAGGAGAAGGAACGAATGAAGGTGGAGAAAGAGAGGGAACG AGAGAAGCTGAAAGAGGAGAAGAAAAAATACGCAGAACGACTAAAGTTATGGAGTAAACCTCGAGAGGACATGGAGTGTGATGATCTTAAG GAGCTTCCAAAACCATTGCCAGTTAAAACGCGTCTTCCTCCGGAGCTGTTTGGCGACGCTCTTATGGTGCTAGAGTTTCTGCATGCGTTCGGAGAGCTGTTTGACCTGAAGGACGAGTTTCCTGATGGCATAACACTGG AGGTTCTGGAGGAAGCGTTGGTCGGCTCTAATCCTGAGGGCCCTCTCTGTGAGCTGCTCTTTTTCTTCCTGTCAGCGATATTTCAGGCTCTGGCAGAGGAGCAGGAGGAAGTAGCCAAGGACCAGTTGGCAGAAGCAGACACCAAAG ATCTTACTGAGGCTCTGGAGGACGATGCCGATCCCACTCAGTCTGCCATCAGCGCTGTGGCATCTTTGGCTGCTGCCTGGCCGCAGCTCCACCAAG GTTGTAGTCTGAAGCAGTTGGATCTGGACAGTTGTACCCTCACGGAGATTCTAAGATTGCACATCCTGGCCTCGGGGGCAGACTGCAGCTCCACCAGTGCTAAGTTTCGCTACCAGAAGCAGGGTGGGTTTGGCTCCACAGATGACCCCTGTGTGGAACTGCGTCTGTCAAACCAGTGCCTGCTGAAAAAACTCTCCAGCACTGCAGTCTATGACCTGCTGCCTG GAGAAAAGCTAAAAATCCTTCACGCTCTTTGTGGAAAGCTTCTGACTCTGGTTTCCACACGAGACTTTATAGAAGACAATGCAGACGAGCAGAGAGCTGCCAAACAGGAACTACGAGAGCTTAAAGCCGAGCAGCATCGCAGAGTAAGAGAGGAAGCTGCTGAGAG AGTTCGAAAAAGAAAAGAGGAGAAACTGAGAGAACAAGAGCAGAAATTGAAAGAAAAGCACGAAAAACTCAAAGAGGAAGCAAAGAATGGAAGCCACGTGGCAGG AGATGAAATGGACACCAGCACAGAGAGCCAAGAGGCTCACACAGAACAACACACAGAAGATGAGGAGGAACAGCCATCTAAATCTAAAATGG caaagaaaacaaacagcTCCCTAAAAGAGAAGCAGTCTGGTGAGGTTGAAGTGAGTCCAGAGGAGCTACAGCAACAGCAGCTCAAAGAGAAAGAACTTCTGGATCGAATTCATAAGGCCATGGCCTGCACCTACATCCTGCCTTTTGGTCGAGACCGCCAGTATCGCCGCTACTGGATCTTTCCCTCCGGCGGTGCGCTCTTCGTCGAGGATGACTTTTTTGGTTTGACAGAAGACATGCTGGAGCCACGTCCAACTCCTGAACCAAAGATGGAGGAGGCTCCATCAGTAGAGAGCCCAGTTAAGACCGATGATGCCACAGTGGAGCCGGTGCCGGTCCACAACACCTCCCCTCCAGTCAACCGGCCCAATCAGTGGTTCTTCTACAGCGTGGCTGAGGACGTGGAGCAGCTCATTGAAGCTCTTAACCCTCGAGGACACAGAGAGAGCACCCTTAAAGAAGCCCTGCTACAGGAGAAAGAACGCATCCTTCAACTGCTAGATGAAAAGGCTGTTCAGCGCTATCATCATTCAG ATAAACCTTTACCAGAGACCAAAAGCAGTAGCGTGAAGGCGAAAGCTGCCCTGTCTTCAGAAAGCACAGTACCAGCTGAACGCTTTATGGAAAATCGCCTCAAGGATCTGCTACTTGATGTCGAAGATCGCATCTATCAAGGAACTCTGGGCACAATTAAA GTGACTGACAGAAGTTCATGGAGGGCAGCACTGGAAAATGGGAACTATGAACTACTAAGCTCTGAATCCAAAGAGCTGATGAACGGAGAAGAGGAGCCAATGGAGATTGAGAACCACATCAAAGTCAATAACAG GCTGCAAGAATTAAAAGCAGAGAGTCAGAGTGTCACATCCACTACTGTAAGCACACCTCAACCCATCAACAACACCGTCCAGTACCTGGCACAGGCTTTGGCTCAGATAGAGCAGGGCATAGAGCGCAAGTTCCTCAAAGCTCCACTGG GTGATGAAGATTCCAAAAAAGATCAAAAGGTGAAGAAAAAGGACAAAAAGAAAGATGATGACCAATCTAGTGAGAAAGATG ATGGCAGCGAGAGTGGGCGGCAGGTAAAAACGGTGCTGGAACGCTGGCGTGAATCTCTTCTAGCCTGCTCCAGCCTGTCACAGGTTTTTCTGCATCTCTCTACCCTGGAGCGCAGTGTCATCTGGGCTAAATCCATCCTTAACGCCCGCTGCAAGGTGTGTCGTAGGAAAGGAGATGCTGAAAATATGCTCTTATGTGACGCCTGTGACAGAGGCCATCACATCTTCTGCCTTCGCCCAAAACTCAAG GCTGTTCCTACTGAAGACTGGTTCTGCCCAGAATGCCGTCCCAAGCAGCGCTCCCACAGAATCAACTCCCGCCAGCGTTCTTCCATCGACTCTGAGGAAGAAATCGAGGATGAGGAGGAGTCTGAAGCAGAAGAGGAGTCAGAAGAAGAGGAAGACGAGGAGTCGGAGGAAGAACAGTCAGAGGAGGAAGAGAAGGAGAG TGTTTCTAAGAAGGTTGCAGTCAAACTTCCTCTCCAGAGCACTAAAGGAGGTCGTTCAAACAACAAATCAAAGCAAGCTGAATCGGGTCATTCCACACCTCGCTCTCAGCAGAGCACTCCCAAACAGAGCCAGTCTGCTAATAAAGGAGGCTCCAAAAACTCAGGGAAGAAAGCCACCCCAGTGTCCAACGGCAAACCCCCGGCACGGGCAGGCAGCCGCTCCAGTGCTCGTCTTAGTCTAGAGGTGCTCGCCAGTAATGGCACAACGGCTAAGTCCAGCAACCAGTCCAGCCCTTCCACACAGAATACAGACTCTAGAAAAAGACCCATTACTG CAGAGGTCTCCCCAAAAGCCAAGATAGTCTTGGCTCCAACCACTACTTCATCCAACCGTCGAAGCTCAGTGAGAAATCTGGGTGTCCATGAGCTGTCAGCCTGTGAGCTGCTCACCGTGGATCTGGTCAGACATGAGGACAGCTGGCCCTTTAAGAAACTTGTATCCAGAActcag GTACCTGATTACTATGATATCATCAAGAAGCCCATCGCCTTGAGTACAATCAGGGAAAAGGTCAACAACTATGAATACCAAACTGCTG CGGAATATATCGCAGATATGGAGCTCATGTTTTCCAACTGTTTAGAGTACAACCCACGTAGCACCAACGAAGCAAAGGCCGGTCTGCGGCTCCAGAGCTTCTTCCACTCCGAGCTCCAAAGGCTCGGCCTGGCAGACCGCATGACCCCTCCACAGAAACGACCACGGATGTAA